In one Mycobacteroides chelonae genomic region, the following are encoded:
- a CDS encoding class I SAM-dependent methyltransferase, which produces MSDRAGWLGANRANWNERAAIHAARDGSGYQVQEFVDNGSLLSDVVSFDLPVLGDIVGKNTVHLQCHIGTDTISLARLGAVATGLDFSQDAIREARTLAAETGDVVTFVEADVHDAAKVLPCNSFDLVYTGIGALCWLPRVDAWAEVVSALLAPGGALVIREGHPILWSIDDSVGDELRLRYPYFEHDEPLEWDDGQTYVPTDKVIQASTTYEWNHSLGEIVTALITSGLRIDLLIEHDSVPWEALPGHMAPRPGGEWALSERSGVMPLTYTIRATKTA; this is translated from the coding sequence ATGAGTGACAGAGCTGGTTGGTTGGGTGCGAATCGGGCCAACTGGAACGAGCGAGCCGCAATTCACGCGGCTCGTGATGGCTCGGGGTATCAGGTGCAGGAGTTCGTCGACAACGGCTCGTTGCTCTCGGATGTCGTCAGTTTCGACCTGCCGGTGCTCGGTGACATCGTCGGCAAGAACACCGTGCACCTGCAGTGCCATATTGGGACGGACACGATTTCGTTGGCCCGCTTGGGTGCCGTCGCGACGGGCCTGGATTTCTCACAGGACGCTATCCGGGAGGCTCGGACACTGGCCGCCGAGACGGGCGATGTCGTGACCTTCGTAGAGGCAGACGTTCACGATGCGGCAAAAGTGCTGCCGTGCAATAGCTTCGACCTTGTCTACACCGGAATTGGGGCGTTGTGCTGGCTTCCTCGCGTTGACGCGTGGGCGGAGGTGGTCTCGGCGCTCCTTGCTCCCGGTGGGGCTCTAGTCATCCGCGAAGGACATCCGATCTTGTGGTCGATAGATGATTCCGTTGGCGATGAGTTGCGTCTGCGATACCCGTACTTCGAGCATGACGAACCGTTGGAATGGGACGACGGTCAAACATACGTCCCTACGGATAAGGTCATTCAGGCTTCGACGACCTACGAATGGAATCACTCTCTCGGCGAGATCGTGACGGCTCTGATCACGAGCGGTCTGCGCATCGATCTCCTGATCGAGCACGATAGTGTTCCCTGGGAGGCACTTCCCGGCCATATGGCGCCGCGGCCCGGAGGTGAATGGGCGCTGAGTGAGCGGTCGGGTGTCATGCCCCTTACGTACACGATCAGGGCCACAAAGACGGCCTGA
- a CDS encoding alpha/beta hydrolase: protein MVVTLHPKSGLKARLPFLFVLLFVKPLLILFPILDAGLRQLKWLDQGAQRGPDAPGIQRTRIALADRPTDLMVPAGTQASDSDTAILYLHGGAFIACGPATHRKITGLLARQLQIPVYVLDYRQLPVAGVGTSVADAVQAYRELLHDYARVVIVGDSAGGYLSGKVIEHAHAHGLPKPVAYVGYSPLLDLDLASNPASTSRHDAYLPKGKLAKLAPKFDRGPVEFTGERRVISVPVEAFPPTLLITAQDEFLEPDALELAEKLTTAGVVAKVHSYSWQLHAFPAIAVSRDTAEAVVLSADFVREALSAVEQGPATEQAG, encoded by the coding sequence ATGGTCGTCACCCTGCACCCCAAGTCGGGTCTCAAGGCCCGGTTGCCGTTTTTGTTTGTGCTGCTGTTCGTCAAGCCGCTGTTGATCCTGTTTCCGATCCTCGACGCCGGTCTTCGCCAGCTCAAATGGCTGGACCAGGGCGCCCAACGGGGACCCGATGCGCCCGGCATTCAGCGGACGCGGATCGCCCTGGCCGACCGGCCTACGGATCTGATGGTGCCGGCGGGGACGCAAGCAAGTGATTCCGATACGGCCATCCTGTATCTGCACGGTGGCGCCTTCATCGCGTGCGGACCCGCCACCCACCGCAAGATCACCGGCTTGCTGGCGCGCCAGCTTCAGATCCCGGTCTACGTGCTCGACTACCGGCAGCTGCCGGTGGCCGGGGTGGGTACCTCGGTGGCGGATGCGGTGCAGGCCTATCGCGAGCTGCTGCATGACTACGCGCGGGTGGTGATCGTCGGTGACTCGGCCGGCGGGTACCTGAGCGGCAAGGTCATTGAGCATGCGCACGCCCATGGACTTCCGAAACCCGTTGCCTATGTCGGGTATTCGCCGCTGCTGGATCTGGACCTGGCGTCCAATCCGGCCAGCACCAGCCGCCATGACGCATATTTACCCAAGGGCAAGCTCGCCAAGCTCGCACCCAAATTCGACAGGGGCCCAGTGGAATTCACTGGCGAGCGGCGGGTGATTTCGGTGCCTGTCGAGGCGTTTCCGCCTACGCTGCTCATCACCGCGCAGGATGAGTTCCTGGAGCCGGATGCTCTGGAGCTCGCCGAGAAGCTCACCACCGCAGGCGTGGTTGCCAAGGTGCACAGCTACTCGTGGCAGCTGCACGCTTTCCCGGCCATCGCGGTCTCGCGCGATACCGCTGAGGCGGTCGTGCTGTCCGCCGACTTCGTGCGGGAGGCGCTCTCCGCGGTCGAGCAGGGACCGGCAACCGAACAGGCAGGCTAA
- a CDS encoding TetR/AcrR family transcriptional regulator: protein MPETKGRRQDRRTAVTTAAILDAAEALFVERGFHAVTMDAIADTADLAVGSIYHHFKNKERLYLALVERALLVNEEAMAKAFGKGRTPMEELRAASDAYCDFHLQNPGYFRMIALRTLDVPPGDMADEVERRIADKVESLVGDIADVLRRADAAGELYCTDPVRTSIFLWGAWNGVLSLNLRPDRLRLEPAEMQRVLALGREIIERGLARTKVL, encoded by the coding sequence GTGCCTGAGACCAAGGGTCGACGTCAAGACCGCCGGACCGCCGTAACGACTGCGGCAATCCTCGACGCGGCCGAAGCACTTTTCGTGGAGCGCGGGTTCCATGCGGTCACCATGGACGCCATCGCCGATACCGCCGATCTCGCGGTTGGTTCGATCTATCACCACTTCAAGAACAAAGAGCGTCTCTATCTCGCACTCGTCGAGCGCGCCTTGCTGGTCAACGAGGAGGCGATGGCAAAGGCCTTCGGCAAGGGGCGCACGCCGATGGAGGAGCTGCGCGCTGCCAGTGATGCCTACTGCGATTTCCATCTGCAGAACCCCGGGTACTTCCGCATGATCGCCCTGCGCACTCTCGACGTTCCCCCCGGAGATATGGCCGACGAAGTCGAACGCCGGATCGCCGACAAGGTCGAGTCGCTGGTCGGCGATATCGCTGATGTACTCCGCCGCGCCGACGCCGCAGGTGAGCTGTACTGCACAGATCCGGTCCGGACATCCATCTTTCTGTGGGGCGCATGGAATGGCGTCTTGTCGCTCAATTTACGTCCTGACAGGCTGCGCCTTGAGCCCGCCGAGATGCAACGCGTCTTGGCCTTGGGGCGCGAAATCATCGAGCGCGGCCTCGCCCGCACCAAAGTCTTGTAG
- a CDS encoding carbon-nitrogen hydrolase family protein — MVLAAAIQLEAVIGDVAANLDRCSTLADKAGQSGARIIALPEFFTSGIAFDPSLKKATLPFSGEATELLCSLARRYDALVGGSFLCRDGDGHVRNAYVAADATGVVGRHDKDLPTMWENSFYIGGRDDGVFRAGAYDVGAAVCWELMRTRTAQRMRSRVDLVMTGSGWWSVPPWHPRSTFEGMERRNHETARAAAGTFAKYVGAPVVHAAHVGDLRCAMPWIPLEYRGHFEGSTLITDGAGHIIAERRPEQGQGILLGEIDLGRQAPTTEIPDRFWLHPRGALPTAAWHYQRWHGRRWYRRNMVSA, encoded by the coding sequence ATGGTTCTGGCGGCGGCGATCCAACTCGAAGCAGTCATCGGCGATGTCGCCGCGAACCTGGACAGGTGCTCCACGCTCGCCGATAAAGCCGGCCAATCCGGCGCGCGCATCATCGCGTTACCCGAGTTCTTCACCAGCGGGATCGCCTTCGATCCCTCCTTGAAAAAGGCCACCCTGCCCTTCTCGGGAGAGGCCACCGAACTGCTGTGCTCACTGGCCCGTCGCTACGACGCGCTCGTCGGCGGCTCGTTCCTGTGCCGGGACGGAGACGGGCACGTCCGCAACGCCTACGTCGCAGCGGATGCGACGGGAGTGGTTGGGCGCCACGACAAGGACCTGCCGACCATGTGGGAGAACTCCTTCTACATCGGCGGCCGGGACGACGGGGTGTTCCGTGCGGGCGCGTATGACGTTGGGGCTGCCGTGTGTTGGGAGCTGATGCGCACCCGCACCGCACAACGCATGCGTTCACGGGTCGACTTGGTGATGACCGGTTCTGGCTGGTGGTCCGTACCTCCATGGCATCCACGCTCGACATTCGAGGGGATGGAACGCCGCAACCACGAGACAGCCCGGGCCGCGGCGGGCACCTTCGCCAAATACGTTGGAGCACCGGTTGTTCACGCTGCACACGTCGGCGATTTGCGCTGCGCTATGCCTTGGATTCCCCTCGAGTACCGGGGGCATTTTGAGGGTTCCACCCTCATCACCGATGGTGCCGGGCATATCATCGCCGAACGTCGCCCCGAACAGGGACAGGGCATTCTCCTCGGCGAGATCGACCTCGGACGCCAGGCACCCACGACTGAGATTCCCGACCGCTTCTGGCTGCATCCCCGCGGCGCACTCCCCACCGCCGCATGGCATTACCAACGGTGGCATGGCCGGCGGTGGTATCGCAGAAACATGGTCAGCGCATGA
- a CDS encoding NADH:flavin oxidoreductase/NADH oxidase, with the protein MSLLFEPYRLRDITIPNRIWLSPMCQYSADPTGPLTGTPNDWHRTHLISRAVGGAGLVFTEATAVNARGRLSPYDTGLWNDTQEQAWASIVGAVKEFGAIPGVQLGHAGRKASTVAPWDGHLSLNPSDPLSWETIGPTNAPYGDFEPPVAATPADLNAITDDYVVAAQRALRAGFQVLEVHAAHGYIQHQFLSPASNTRTDEYGGSFAGRVKLTLDTVAAVRTVWPEHLPLFVRVSATDWVSEEPGLEADSWTPDQTVELARLLQARGVDLIDVSTGGNVPHVRIPTGPGYQVRFARRIQTETTLPAAAVGMITEPHQAESILAAGDASAVLLGRELLRDPYWPRRAARELGAELSPVVPKQYARAF; encoded by the coding sequence ATGAGCCTGCTGTTCGAGCCGTACCGGCTGCGCGACATCACCATTCCCAACAGGATCTGGCTGTCGCCGATGTGCCAGTACTCGGCCGACCCCACCGGTCCCTTGACCGGTACACCCAACGATTGGCACCGCACGCACTTGATCAGCCGGGCGGTCGGTGGTGCTGGGCTGGTGTTCACCGAGGCAACCGCCGTCAACGCGCGAGGGCGACTCTCCCCGTACGACACCGGGCTGTGGAACGACACCCAAGAGCAGGCCTGGGCCTCCATCGTGGGCGCCGTCAAGGAGTTTGGTGCGATTCCCGGGGTACAGCTCGGGCATGCCGGACGTAAGGCGTCTACCGTCGCACCATGGGACGGGCATCTCTCATTGAACCCCTCAGATCCATTGAGCTGGGAGACAATTGGGCCCACCAACGCGCCGTATGGTGACTTCGAGCCGCCGGTGGCGGCCACGCCCGCTGATCTCAACGCGATCACCGATGACTACGTGGTTGCCGCGCAGCGCGCGTTGCGGGCGGGTTTCCAGGTGCTTGAGGTGCATGCCGCCCACGGCTACATTCAGCACCAATTCCTCTCTCCGGCAAGCAATACCCGCACCGACGAGTACGGCGGGTCTTTCGCCGGCCGGGTGAAGCTCACCCTGGACACTGTCGCGGCGGTACGTACGGTCTGGCCCGAACACCTGCCGCTTTTCGTCAGGGTGTCGGCCACTGACTGGGTGTCCGAGGAGCCCGGGCTGGAGGCAGACAGCTGGACGCCCGACCAGACCGTCGAGCTGGCCAGGCTGCTGCAGGCGCGTGGGGTGGATCTCATCGACGTGTCGACGGGCGGCAACGTGCCACATGTCCGGATTCCCACGGGGCCCGGATATCAGGTGCGATTCGCCCGTCGCATCCAGACCGAAACAACGCTTCCCGCAGCCGCGGTCGGCATGATCACCGAGCCACACCAGGCCGAATCGATCCTCGCCGCCGGTGATGCCTCCGCGGTGTTGCTGGGCCGCGAACTATTGCGCGACCCGTATTGGCCACGGCGCGCCGCTCGGGAGCTGGGCGCCGAGCTGAGCCCGGTGGTTCCCAAGCAGTATGCCCGCGCCTTCTAG
- a CDS encoding DEAD/DEAH box helicase: MTVGYGRELLDLIVAGTPSGETPVRHICDIPARNAEVAVWPQWVHRDAITAFAAQGVTDPWSHQVAAASLAFAGRHVVVATGTASGKSVAYQLPILTALAAEPRARALYLAPTKALGHDQLRSIRELITGIDSFDRVLPCAYDGDSSNELRRFARESSRWIFTNPDMMHVSLLHNHTRWSAFLRGLRYLVVDECHYYRGVFGSNVALVLQRLLRLCARYGSHPTVVFASATTSNPGAAAHALIGQPVEEVIADGSPHGMRTVALWEPPLLPITGENGAPVRRPVSTEASRLLADLVQEGARTLTFVRSRRGAEMTALGAAHRLAEVDPALASQVAAYRAGYLPEDRRALEQALSTGTLTGAATTNALELGVDIAGLDAVVVAGFPGTVASFWQQAGRSGRRGQGSLVVLVARDDPLDTYLVHHPGALLDKPIEAVVIDPTNPHVLRPHLLCAATELPLTEDDVRSLDAGDVVAQLVDDGLLRKRPGGYFAAPGLNPYAAVDIRGSIGGQVMILEADTGRVLGTVDSGRAPATVHPGAVYLHSGETYLVDSLDFGDGIALVHNATPDYSTFARSTIDIAITGEGERIDLGDIQIGLVPVDVTHQVIGYLRKLATGEILDFVELDMPSSTLSTKAVMYTITPEALAGIDIEALATPGALHAAEHAAIGLLPLVASCDRGDIGGVSTALQAETGLPTVFVYDGHPGGAGFAARGYQQLAIWLGATADAIEACECEAGCPSCVQSPKCGNGNSPLDKAAAVKVLRLVLSRLPG, encoded by the coding sequence GTGACCGTCGGCTATGGCCGTGAACTGCTGGATCTCATCGTGGCCGGTACGCCCAGCGGCGAAACTCCGGTGCGGCATATTTGCGATATTCCTGCTCGAAATGCCGAGGTCGCGGTGTGGCCACAGTGGGTGCACCGCGACGCGATCACTGCTTTTGCCGCCCAAGGAGTGACCGATCCGTGGTCGCACCAGGTCGCCGCCGCCTCGCTGGCATTCGCGGGCCGCCATGTGGTGGTAGCCACCGGCACCGCTTCCGGGAAGTCGGTGGCCTATCAATTGCCGATTCTGACCGCGCTGGCCGCAGAGCCGCGGGCCCGTGCGCTCTATCTCGCACCCACCAAGGCACTCGGCCACGACCAGTTGCGCTCGATACGCGAATTGATCACGGGGATCGACAGTTTCGATCGGGTGTTGCCCTGCGCGTATGACGGCGACAGCTCCAACGAGTTGCGGCGGTTCGCGCGCGAGAGCTCGCGGTGGATCTTCACCAATCCCGACATGATGCACGTGTCACTGCTGCACAACCACACCCGCTGGTCGGCATTCCTGCGCGGATTGCGCTATCTGGTGGTGGACGAATGTCATTACTACCGTGGAGTTTTCGGGTCAAATGTGGCTCTCGTGCTGCAGCGACTGCTGCGCTTGTGCGCGCGCTATGGTTCGCATCCAACAGTGGTGTTCGCCAGCGCCACAACCTCTAATCCGGGCGCCGCGGCGCACGCGTTGATCGGTCAGCCGGTCGAAGAAGTCATCGCAGACGGTTCTCCACACGGGATGCGCACGGTGGCGCTCTGGGAACCGCCGCTGCTTCCGATCACCGGAGAGAACGGGGCACCCGTGCGACGCCCGGTAAGCACCGAGGCATCCCGACTGCTCGCCGATTTGGTCCAGGAGGGCGCGCGGACGTTGACGTTCGTCCGATCGCGGCGCGGCGCGGAGATGACGGCGCTCGGCGCCGCCCATCGGCTCGCGGAGGTCGATCCGGCACTGGCGTCGCAAGTGGCGGCGTACCGGGCGGGCTATCTGCCGGAGGACCGCCGGGCGCTGGAACAGGCGTTGTCGACGGGCACGTTGACCGGTGCGGCGACCACGAACGCTCTTGAGCTGGGCGTCGATATCGCTGGTTTGGATGCCGTTGTGGTGGCTGGTTTTCCGGGCACCGTGGCCTCATTCTGGCAGCAGGCCGGACGCTCCGGGCGCCGGGGACAGGGATCGTTGGTGGTACTGGTCGCTCGCGACGATCCGCTGGACACCTATCTGGTTCACCATCCGGGCGCGCTGTTGGACAAGCCGATTGAGGCGGTGGTGATCGATCCGACCAATCCACATGTGCTGCGCCCCCATCTGCTGTGCGCGGCAACTGAATTACCGCTGACAGAGGACGATGTGCGATCCCTGGATGCTGGAGATGTGGTCGCCCAGCTCGTTGACGACGGGCTACTACGCAAGCGACCCGGCGGATACTTTGCGGCCCCCGGCCTCAATCCGTATGCGGCGGTGGATATCCGTGGATCTATCGGCGGACAGGTGATGATCCTGGAGGCCGATACTGGGCGAGTGTTGGGAACCGTCGATTCCGGGCGGGCCCCCGCGACAGTGCATCCGGGCGCAGTCTATTTGCATTCCGGCGAGACCTATCTGGTCGATTCGCTCGATTTCGGTGATGGAATCGCTTTGGTGCACAACGCCACTCCAGACTATTCGACGTTCGCCCGATCGACCATCGATATCGCGATCACCGGCGAGGGCGAGCGGATCGATCTGGGTGACATCCAGATAGGGCTGGTGCCGGTGGACGTTACCCACCAGGTGATCGGCTATCTACGCAAGCTGGCGACCGGCGAGATCCTGGACTTCGTCGAGCTCGATATGCCCTCATCAACGCTGAGCACCAAGGCGGTGATGTACACCATCACCCCGGAAGCGTTGGCGGGCATCGACATCGAGGCACTGGCCACGCCCGGCGCCCTGCATGCGGCCGAGCATGCCGCGATAGGCCTGCTGCCGCTGGTGGCCAGCTGTGATCGTGGTGACATCGGCGGAGTGTCCACCGCGCTGCAAGCCGAAACCGGCCTACCAACGGTGTTCGTGTACGACGGCCACCCGGGTGGTGCGGGTTTTGCCGCCCGCGGATATCAGCAGCTCGCGATCTGGCTGGGTGCCACGGCTGACGCCATCGAGGCGTGTGAATGCGAGGCCGGGTGCCCTTCCTGTGTGCAATCACCCAAGTGTGGCAACGGAAACTCCCCACTGGACAAGGCCGCGGCCGTCAAGGTGCTGCGGTTGGTGCTGTCTCGACTACCCGGCTAG